From Streptomyces sp. Mut1, the proteins below share one genomic window:
- a CDS encoding alpha/beta fold hydrolase has protein sequence MKFVIVPGGWQGGWAFDAVAAELRRDGHQVEAVTLAGLEPDGPLDVDRPPNLDTHIDQVAGIIDRGGDTPLALCGHSYGGMVIAGAADRLGDRIGQLVFIDAYVPEDGDSCWSLTSDRFRHLFMAGAREDGRWVAVPQGADPRARPHPLASFLQSFRPGNDPAHAVGRTFISGGAWPGSPFVDLTERLRHRAGWKVHDIPVGHNIARHDPGGLAAVLGALPPAGRSA, from the coding sequence GTGAAGTTCGTGATAGTGCCAGGTGGCTGGCAGGGTGGATGGGCGTTCGACGCGGTGGCGGCCGAGCTGCGCCGCGACGGTCACCAGGTGGAGGCGGTGACCCTGGCGGGGCTGGAGCCGGACGGCCCGCTCGACGTGGACCGGCCGCCCAACCTCGACACCCACATCGACCAGGTGGCCGGGATCATCGACCGCGGCGGTGACACGCCCCTCGCGCTGTGCGGGCACAGCTACGGCGGCATGGTGATCGCCGGAGCCGCGGACCGGCTCGGCGACCGCATCGGCCAGCTCGTCTTCATCGACGCCTACGTCCCCGAGGACGGCGACTCGTGCTGGTCCCTGACCAGCGACCGGTTCCGGCACCTGTTCATGGCCGGGGCCCGCGAAGACGGCCGCTGGGTCGCGGTCCCCCAGGGGGCGGACCCGCGTGCGCGGCCCCACCCACTGGCCAGCTTCCTCCAGTCGTTCAGGCCGGGCAACGACCCCGCACACGCGGTCGGCCGCACCTTCATCAGCGGCGGGGCCTGGCCGGGCAGCCCGTTCGTGGACCTGACCGAACGGCTGCGCCACCGCGCGGGCTGGAAGGTCCACGACATCCCCGTCGGCCACAACATCGCACGTCACGACCCGGGAGGCCTCGCGGCGGTCCTCGGGGCGCTCCCGCCGGCCGGCCGGAGCGCGTGA
- a CDS encoding serine/threonine-protein kinase, which translates to MPERVGAYAVERELGAGGMGTVYLARSRGGRPVAVKVARPELATDPHFRARFRAEVVAARRVGGFHTAPVVDADPEAEAPWLATAYIPGPTLSALLASGGPMDEERLRQLGAALAEALAAIHGCGLVHRDLKPGNIIMAADGPRVLDFGIARAMESTRLTSTGMAFGTPGFLAPEQAMGEGVTGAADVFALGAVLVAAAGGSAFGGGTPMGLMYRAVHESADLSAVPPGLRPALLACLAKDPAERPGPEALLDLFAPIPGTYAPADAVPPPPVDAVPPAPVDAFPVQPPMDAVPPSLPPTALAPPPFPPAYPPAYPAAAPAPGPVDDVVFTATDATSAVLIDADGVAFESDVRYFQFGWDRISSVEYGAAPQKYLWVTVRLHDGTFHQQAVRARRASLLRTWLQDLPLIIACFR; encoded by the coding sequence GTGCCGGAGCGCGTTGGCGCTTATGCCGTGGAGCGGGAGCTGGGGGCCGGCGGTATGGGCACGGTCTATCTGGCCCGCTCGCGCGGCGGGCGTCCGGTGGCCGTGAAGGTGGCGCGGCCGGAGCTCGCGACCGATCCGCATTTCCGGGCGCGTTTCCGCGCGGAGGTCGTGGCCGCCCGCCGGGTGGGCGGTTTCCATACGGCTCCGGTGGTGGACGCCGATCCCGAGGCGGAGGCTCCCTGGCTGGCCACGGCCTACATCCCCGGACCCACGCTGTCCGCCCTCCTCGCCTCCGGGGGGCCGATGGACGAGGAGCGGCTGCGGCAGCTGGGGGCGGCGCTGGCCGAGGCGCTGGCGGCGATCCACGGCTGCGGTCTGGTGCACCGGGACCTCAAGCCCGGCAACATCATCATGGCCGCCGACGGCCCGAGGGTCCTGGACTTCGGCATCGCGCGGGCCATGGAGTCGACCCGCCTGACCTCCACCGGTATGGCCTTCGGGACCCCGGGGTTCCTGGCCCCCGAGCAGGCCATGGGCGAGGGGGTCACCGGGGCGGCCGACGTGTTCGCGCTCGGGGCCGTGCTGGTCGCCGCCGCCGGGGGCAGTGCCTTCGGCGGGGGTACGCCGATGGGGCTGATGTATCGCGCGGTGCACGAGTCGGCCGATCTGTCCGCGGTGCCGCCCGGCCTGCGGCCAGCGCTCCTCGCGTGCCTCGCCAAGGACCCCGCCGAGCGGCCCGGCCCGGAAGCGCTGCTGGACCTGTTCGCGCCGATTCCGGGCACGTACGCCCCGGCGGACGCCGTGCCGCCGCCCCCGGTGGATGCCGTGCCGCCGGCTCCGGTGGATGCGTTCCCCGTACAGCCGCCGATGGACGCGGTCCCCCCGTCCCTGCCGCCGACCGCTCTCGCGCCGCCGCCGTTCCCGCCGGCCTATCCCCCGGCCTATCCCGCGGCCGCCCCGGCGCCCGGACCGGTGGACGACGTCGTCTTCACGGCGACGGACGCCACCTCGGCGGTCCTGATCGATGCCGATGGTGTCGCTTTCGAGTCGGACGTGCGGTACTTCCAGTTCGGCTGGGACCGGATCAGCTCGGTGGAATACGGGGCGGCGCCCCAGAAGTACCTCTGGGTGACCGTCCGGCTCCACGACGGCACCTTCCACCAGCAGGCGGTCAGGGCCCGCAGGGCGTCCCTGCTCCGCACGTGGTTGCAGGACCTTCCGCTGATCATCGCCTGCTTCCGGTAG
- a CDS encoding TetR/AcrR family transcriptional regulator — MSARTQAGSTSEARSRLLDTATRIFYAEGIHSVGVDRIIAEAQVTRATLYRHFKGKEELILCYLQQADQGIRGQVAAIRAQGLAPADTVRAVGRSIVEGIRSSGFRGCAFLNAAAEYPDPEHPVHRAVLAHRQWFLETVTELMAEAGRTPADAAGRHFVMLRDGAMAAGCLSDPALVSETFLHGVDGILDAGPGPAPG, encoded by the coding sequence ATGAGCGCGCGCACACAGGCCGGGAGCACGTCGGAGGCTCGGTCCCGGCTGCTCGACACAGCGACCAGGATTTTCTACGCGGAGGGGATCCACTCCGTCGGCGTCGACCGGATCATCGCGGAGGCCCAGGTCACCCGCGCGACCCTGTACCGGCATTTCAAGGGGAAGGAGGAGCTGATCCTCTGCTACCTCCAGCAGGCCGACCAGGGCATCCGGGGGCAGGTCGCCGCCATCCGGGCCCAGGGGCTCGCACCGGCCGACACGGTCCGGGCCGTCGGCCGGTCCATCGTGGAGGGCATCCGGTCCTCCGGATTCCGCGGGTGCGCCTTCCTCAACGCGGCTGCCGAGTACCCCGACCCGGAACACCCCGTCCACCGGGCGGTCCTGGCCCACCGGCAGTGGTTCCTGGAAACGGTCACGGAACTGATGGCCGAGGCCGGCCGCACACCGGCCGACGCGGCGGGCCGCCACTTCGTCATGCTCCGGGACGGCGCGATGGCGGCCGGCTGCCTCTCCGATCCGGCGCTGGTCTCCGAGACGTTCCTGCACGGCGTCGACGGCATCCTGGACGCCGGCCCGGGGCCGGCCCCGGGCTGA
- a CDS encoding maleylpyruvate isomerase N-terminal domain-containing protein yields the protein MHPFSRSWAALLAAVAGLPDEDFAQPSGCAGWLVRDLVCHLVIDAQDVLITLVTPAEAEPTADAAGYWDLLAEPPAGDDPLDALIPRLAAAYGEPRWLKFHLDDVGSAAGRAAVLADPAARVSTQDKVLTVGDYLSAYVLEWTLHHLDLVAHLPAAPAPPAETLAVARTALEDLAGAAFPASFPDADALRIGTGRRTPTAAQTAELGARAARLPLILG from the coding sequence GTGCATCCCTTCTCACGCTCCTGGGCGGCGCTGCTCGCCGCCGTCGCCGGTCTCCCGGACGAGGACTTCGCGCAGCCCTCGGGCTGTGCGGGCTGGCTCGTACGGGATCTGGTGTGCCATCTGGTCATCGACGCCCAGGACGTCCTGATCACCCTGGTCACCCCGGCCGAAGCGGAACCCACGGCCGACGCGGCCGGCTACTGGGACCTCCTCGCCGAACCCCCGGCCGGTGACGACCCGCTCGACGCGCTGATCCCCCGGCTCGCCGCGGCGTACGGCGAGCCGCGGTGGCTCAAGTTCCACCTGGACGACGTCGGTTCGGCCGCGGGCCGGGCCGCCGTACTCGCGGACCCCGCCGCCCGGGTCTCCACCCAGGACAAGGTGCTCACCGTCGGCGACTACCTGTCGGCGTACGTCCTTGAGTGGACCCTGCACCACCTCGATCTCGTCGCGCATCTGCCGGCGGCCCCCGCGCCGCCCGCCGAGACGCTGGCGGTGGCGCGCACCGCGCTGGAGGATCTCGCCGGTGCCGCGTTCCCCGCGTCGTTCCCGGACGCCGACGCGCTGCGGATCGGCACGGGGCGGCGTACGCCGACCGCCGCGCAGACGGCGGAACTGGGCGCACGCGCGGCGAGGCTTCCGCTCATCCTCGGCTGA
- a CDS encoding serine/threonine-protein kinase — MIERRLGEGGMGTVYLARSRGGRAVAVKVARAELAGDAHFRARFRAEVTAARAVGGFHTAQVVDADPDATPPWLATAYVPGPTLAERIHSQGPMDTQELKGLGAALAEALVAIHGCGLVHRDLKPGNIIMAADGPRVLDFGIARAVESTRLTATGHAFGTPGFLAPEQATGAADVTAAADVFALGAVLVAAAGGSAFGGGTPMGLMYRAVHEAPDLTAVPPRLRGLVADCLDKNPGSRPDPARLLDRFDELTEAATSYRLEPPQPPMPSYVPTVADAAPGRGPGGEPAAADDEAFIAADSDSHVVVDAGGVLLTLHGLPLDEIETDEDLDRGGTEVEWSWPEIADVRHRTVRKSRMHVTLTLHDGSTFEGEINARRASRVEQWHRDLDTALTYYLHR, encoded by the coding sequence GTGATCGAGCGCCGGCTCGGCGAGGGCGGCATGGGGACGGTGTATCTGGCCCGGTCGCGCGGCGGACGCGCCGTGGCGGTCAAGGTCGCGCGGGCCGAGCTCGCCGGCGACGCCCACTTCCGCGCCCGGTTCCGTGCGGAGGTGACCGCGGCGCGGGCCGTCGGCGGCTTCCACACCGCCCAGGTCGTGGACGCGGACCCGGACGCGACCCCTCCCTGGCTGGCGACCGCGTATGTGCCGGGACCGACACTCGCCGAACGCATCCACTCCCAGGGCCCCATGGACACACAGGAGTTGAAGGGGCTCGGCGCGGCGCTCGCGGAGGCCCTGGTGGCGATCCACGGCTGCGGCCTGGTCCACCGCGATCTGAAGCCCGGCAACATCATCATGGCCGCGGACGGGCCCCGCGTGCTGGATTTCGGGATCGCACGGGCCGTGGAGTCCACGCGCCTGACGGCCACCGGCCACGCCTTCGGAACACCCGGATTCCTCGCACCCGAGCAGGCGACGGGAGCCGCCGACGTCACGGCAGCCGCCGACGTGTTCGCGCTGGGTGCGGTCCTGGTGGCGGCGGCGGGCGGCAGCGCGTTCGGCGGGGGTACGCCGATGGGCCTGATGTACCGCGCGGTGCACGAGGCACCCGACCTGACCGCCGTCCCGCCCCGGCTGCGGGGACTGGTGGCGGACTGTCTGGACAAGAACCCCGGCAGCCGGCCGGACCCGGCCCGGCTCCTCGACCGGTTCGATGAACTGACGGAAGCGGCGACGTCGTACCGCCTGGAGCCTCCGCAGCCGCCCATGCCCTCGTACGTGCCCACGGTCGCCGACGCCGCACCCGGCCGGGGCCCCGGCGGGGAGCCCGCCGCCGCCGACGACGAGGCGTTCATCGCGGCGGACTCCGATTCCCACGTCGTGGTCGACGCGGGTGGGGTACTGCTGACGCTCCACGGGCTGCCGCTGGACGAGATCGAGACCGACGAGGACCTGGACCGCGGGGGTACGGAGGTCGAATGGTCCTGGCCGGAGATCGCCGACGTCCGCCATCGCACCGTCCGCAAGTCCCGGATGCACGTCACGCTCACGCTGCACGACGGCTCCACCTTCGAGGGCGAGATCAACGCCCGCCGGGCCTCCCGCGTCGAGCAGTGGCACCGTGACCTGGACACGGCGCTCACGTACTACCTGCACCGCTGA